A stretch of the Vigna radiata var. radiata cultivar VC1973A chromosome 7, Vradiata_ver6, whole genome shotgun sequence genome encodes the following:
- the LOC106767185 gene encoding VQ motif-containing protein 4 — MESKSPRRYQEHRGGVNLLPSPRHSHSSNSSTSSSSSNGLHHTQFTPLTPTAPSPTSYPPKPLTRSESANPYPTTFVQADSSSFKQVVQMLTGSSETAKQASSSSASKANSEAARPHSHIPPMKKQSGFKLYERRNTLKNLNINPLLPVFSNTVSGFSPRNTEVLSPSILDFPALVLSPVTPLIPDPFHRSRSIDTQAEDKAIQEKSFFLHPSPASTPRDADPPRLLPLFPTASPGSSSS; from the coding sequence ATGGAGTCCAAATCCCCTCGAAGGTACCAAGAGCACCGCGGCGGCGTCAACCTCCTCCCTTCGCCGCGACACAGCCACAGCTCCAACAGCAGCAcaagcagcagcagcagcaatgGCCTCCACCACACGCAATTCACGCCTCTCACGCCAACCGCGCCCTCCCCCACCTCCTACCCGCCCAAGCCCCTCACCAGATCCGAATCCGCCAATCCGTACCCGACAACCTTCGTCCAGGCCGACAGCTCCTCCTTCAAGCAGGTGGTCCAAATGCTGACAGGATCCTCGGAAACCGCGAAACAAGCCTCCTCCTCCTCCGCCTCCAAAGCAAACTCCGAAGCAGCCAGGCCCCACTCCCACATCCCCCCAATGAAGAAGCAATCCGGGTTCAAACTCTACGAGCGCAGGAACACGCTGAAGAACCTCAACATCAACCCTCTCCTACCTGTCTTCTCCAACACCGTCTCAGGATTCTCTCCTCGCAACACCGAAGTCCTCTCACCCAGCATCCTCGACTTCCCCGCACTCGTTCTCAGCCCCGTCACGCCTCTCATACCCGACCCATTTCACCGATCCCGCTCCATCGACACCCAGGCCGAAGACAAGGCCATCCAAGAGAAAAGCTTCTTCTTGCATCCCTCCCCTGCATCCACCCCTAGAGACGCTGACCCTCCTCGCCTTCTGCCTCTGTTCCCCACCGCCTCCCCAGGTTCTTCTTCCTCTTAA
- the LOC106768087 gene encoding protein RALF-like 19: protein MKCKVWLCLVVLAVALAMVAEASKVHEFGFPGVGMDLVGDENEMLLDSESNRRTLNSRAQYISYGALNANQIPCGNRGSSYYNCQDRTRANPYTRGCSQITHCARDTS from the coding sequence ATGAAGTGCAAGGTGTGGCTGTGTTTGGTGGTCTTGGCCGTGGCATTGGCCATGGTGGCTGAAGCTTCCAAAGTTCATGAATTTGGCTTCCCTGGAGTCGGTATGGATCTCGTCGGAGACGAGAATGAGATGCTGCTAGATTCTGAGTCCAACCGTCGTACACTGAATTCACGAGCACAATACATTAGCTATGGTGCTCTCAATGCAAACCAGATCCCATGTGGTAACCGTGGATCCTCCTACTACAATTGCCAGGACAGGACTCGTGCCAACCCTTACACTCGTGGTTGCAGCCAAATCACGCATTGTGCTAGAGACACCAGTTAA
- the LOC106769215 gene encoding uncharacterized protein LOC106769215 yields MEHQHAEADTGDVSSAKAVLLGALAPGVNGPTWITLKSTFLMLGVCLAVMLALAFSSSDSWLMFHVAFLVLICLTLFFLLSWFLAETGLVSV; encoded by the exons ATGGAACATCAGCACGCAGAAGCAGATACTGGAGATGTATCATCAGCCAAAGCAGTTCTTCTAGGAGCACTAGCTCCTGGTGTTAAC GGTCCTACATGGATTACTTTAAAGTCGACTTTTCTAATGTTGGGTGTCTGTCTTGCTGTTATGCTGGCCTTGGCATTCTCTTCCAGTGATTCATGGTTGATGTTCCATGTTGCATTCTTAGTTCTAATTTGCCTCACCCTATTCTTCCTTCTCAGCTG GTTTCTTGCAGAAACTGGTTTGGTTTCTGTGTAG